The following are encoded together in the Populus trichocarpa isolate Nisqually-1 chromosome 5, P.trichocarpa_v4.1, whole genome shotgun sequence genome:
- the LOC7493949 gene encoding protein IQ-DOMAIN 32 isoform X2, with protein sequence MGRSTSCFKIITCGSDSAGRDDLQLPESKGSSDKRGWSFRKKSARHRVLSNTIISETTPSSVDKESPESTNLNFQQPGIPPAPEKIAVIQCTDEKPQLSEKPQLSEKSQLSTSTEQELPETIVVTKDENEVDDHVDESVVIVIQAAVRGFLAQKELLKLKYIVKLQAAVRGHLVRQHAIGTLRCVQAIVKMQALVRARCARLWEEQVGGKHGNPISKTLKESSVIKPTTTYISIEKLLRNSFAHQLMESTPKRKPIHIKCDSSKPNSGWEWLERWMSVSSAEPTPRPDLITEQLEIEKSENVTSPMQTRAPPEGFCELGDSKSNMEEIVLPSESEENMIKSDVSDFKFQVCHPNSPLAGDILEQPQPEMIGKSDAEETSITINSLPNQTVESEVNYKTVTDSLPCKQELEGEQPDQPKRSMKREAAEQLDTEEKEFVYGSMKASNPAFIASQTKFEGLGSTASLNRSSSSSHEDSGIESNTDISGIDTESRTKELDMTENSVSHISRVQYGGSECGTELSVTSTLDSPDAFEVGAAELEHEAKVSEEETCNPNRAKDQDIKDKDSSKDPVSNLSHMNQPEKLEVVKGESANTIVVADSTQEEMNPERSVSDVQRELNSETGGLAYRSSPEASPRSLLTVPDSQGTPSSQLSVKAKKSRADRSSSSQKHKSSSASKRSPSNPNHDSAARSSVEQLSKDQKNGKRHNSFGSPKPDSTDQEPRDSSSSSPSLPRFMKATESARAKVNAISSPRSSPDVQDRDFIKKRQSLPGANGRHGSPRIQRSTSQAQHGAKGNGSHVVHEKKWQR encoded by the exons atgggAAGATCCACTTCCTGTTTCAAAATAATCACCTGCGGCAGCGATTCTGCTGGGAGAGATGATCTTCAACTCCCTGAG AGCAAGGGTTCAAGTGACAAGCGTGGATGGAGTTTCCGGAAGAAATCTGCCCGTCATCGAGTTCTCAGCAACACTATCATTTCAGAAACCACCCCTTCTTCGGTGGATAAGGAGAGTCCAGAATCCACAAATCTAAACTTCCAACAACCAGGTATTCCTCCTGCTCCAGAGAAAATTGCTGTGATACAATGCACTGATGAGAAACCACAGCTGTCTGAGAAACCACAGCTGTCAGAGAAGTCACAGTTATCTACTTCAACAGAACAGGAATTACCAGAGACCATTGTTGTAACcaaggatgaaaatgaagttGATGACCATGTGGATGAGTCTGTTGTTATTGTCATACAGGCTGCTGTCAGGggttttttg GCTCAAAAAGAACTCCTCAAgcttaaatatattgttaagtTGCAAGCGGCTGTACGCGGTCACCTTGTCAGGCAGCATGCCATTGGAACCCTACGTTGTGTTCAGGCCATTGTTAAAATGCAAGCTCTTGTCCGTGCTCGTTGTGCTCGTTTGTGGGAAGAGCAGGTTGGTGGGAAGCATGGCAATCCTATATCCAAGACCTTG AAGGAAAGCTCGGTAATCAAACCAACCACAACATACATTTCCATTGAGAAGCTGCTTAGAAATAGTTTCGCTCATCAG CTGATGGAGTCAACACCAAAGAGGAAGCCTATCCACATCAAGTGTGATTCTTCTAAACCTAACTCTGGTTGGGAATGGTTGGAGAGGTGGATGTCTGTTTCATCAGCAGAACCAACACCCAGACCAGATTTAATAACTGAACAACTAGAAATAGAGAAGAGTGAGAATGTTACCTCTCCAATGCAAACTAGAGCCCCACCTGAAGGATTCTGCGAGTTGGGAGATTCAAAATCTAATATGGAGGAAATTGTTTTGCcatctgaaagtgaagagaacATGATAAAATCTGATGTGTCTGACTTCAAGTTTCAGGTGTGCCATCCAAACTCCCCTTTAGCAGGAGATATTTTGGAGCAGCCTCAACCTGAGATGATCGGTAAATCTGACGCAGAAGAAACCTCAATAACTATAAATTCGCTTCCGAATCAAACTGTTGAATCTGAAGTGAATTATAAAACAGTGACTGATTCTCTTCCTTGTAAGCAAGAATTAGAAGGTGAACAACCTGATCAACCCAAACGATCTATGAAAAGGGAAGCGGCTGAACAATTGGATACTGAAGAAAAGGAGTTTGTGTATGGATCAATGAAGGCAAGCAATCCTGCTTTCATTGCTTCCCAGACAAAATTTGAGGGGCTGGGTTCAACAGCCAGTTTGAATAGATCATCTAGTTCTTCGCATGAAGATAGTGGAATTGAATCAAACACAGACATATCTGGGATAGATACTGAATCAAGGACAAAGGAGCTTGACATGACAGAAAACTCAGTCTCCCACATTTCAAGGGTGCAATATGGTGGCTCTGAATGTGGTACTGAACTTTCTGTTACTTCCACTCTTGATTCACCTGATGCATTTGAAGTTGGAGCTGCAGAACTCGAGCATGAAGCCAAAGTTTCAGAGGAAGAAACTTGTAATCCTAACAGAGCAAAAGACCAGGACATCAAAGACAAGGATTCATCCAAGGATCCAGTTTCTAATTTGTCTCACATGAATCAGCCTGAGAAACTTGAGGTCGTCAAAGGTGAATCAGCAAATACAATTGTTGTTGCTGATTCCACACAGGAGGAGATGAATCCAGAGAGAAGTGTATCCGATGTCCAGAGAGAGCTGAACTCTGAGACTGGTGGTCTAGCATATAGATCATCCCCAGAAGCTTCTCCCAGAAGTCTTTTAACTGTTCCAGACTCCCAAGGAACACCTTCAAGTCAGTTATCTGTGAAAGCTAAAAAGAGCAGAGCTGACAGAAGCAGTTCTAGCCAAAAACATAAGTCTTCATCAGCAAGTAAGAGATCTCCATCGAACCCAAATCATGATTCTGCTGCGAGAAGTAGTGTGGAACAATTGTCCAAAGATCAAAAGAATGGGAAGAGGCACAACTCATTTGGTTCTCCAAAACCTGACAGCACTGATCAAGAGCCAAGagatagcagcagcagcagtccTTCTCTCCCTCGTTTCATGAAAGCCACAGAATCAGCAAGAGCCAAAGTGAATGCAATTAGCTCACCAAGATCCAGCCCAGATGTGCAGGACAGAGATTTCATCAAGAAGAGGCAGTCCTTACCTGGTGCAAATGGAAGGCATGGTTCTCCACGCATCCAGCGGTCAACGTCTCAAGCACAGCACGGTGCAAAGGGAAATGGTAGCCACGTTGTTCATG AGAAAAAGTGGCAGAGGTGA
- the LOC7493949 gene encoding protein IQ-DOMAIN 32 isoform X1 — MGRSTSCFKIITCGSDSAGRDDLQLPESKGSSDKRGWSFRKKSARHRVLSNTIISETTPSSVDKESPESTNLNFQQPGIPPAPEKIAVIQCTDEKPQLSEKPQLSEKSQLSTSTEQELPETIVVTKDENEVDDHVDESVVIVIQAAVRGFLAQKELLKLKYIVKLQAAVRGHLVRQHAIGTLRCVQAIVKMQALVRARCARLWEEQVGGKHGNPISKTLQKESSVIKPTTTYISIEKLLRNSFAHQLMESTPKRKPIHIKCDSSKPNSGWEWLERWMSVSSAEPTPRPDLITEQLEIEKSENVTSPMQTRAPPEGFCELGDSKSNMEEIVLPSESEENMIKSDVSDFKFQVCHPNSPLAGDILEQPQPEMIGKSDAEETSITINSLPNQTVESEVNYKTVTDSLPCKQELEGEQPDQPKRSMKREAAEQLDTEEKEFVYGSMKASNPAFIASQTKFEGLGSTASLNRSSSSSHEDSGIESNTDISGIDTESRTKELDMTENSVSHISRVQYGGSECGTELSVTSTLDSPDAFEVGAAELEHEAKVSEEETCNPNRAKDQDIKDKDSSKDPVSNLSHMNQPEKLEVVKGESANTIVVADSTQEEMNPERSVSDVQRELNSETGGLAYRSSPEASPRSLLTVPDSQGTPSSQLSVKAKKSRADRSSSSQKHKSSSASKRSPSNPNHDSAARSSVEQLSKDQKNGKRHNSFGSPKPDSTDQEPRDSSSSSPSLPRFMKATESARAKVNAISSPRSSPDVQDRDFIKKRQSLPGANGRHGSPRIQRSTSQAQHGAKGNGSHVVHEKKWQR, encoded by the exons atgggAAGATCCACTTCCTGTTTCAAAATAATCACCTGCGGCAGCGATTCTGCTGGGAGAGATGATCTTCAACTCCCTGAG AGCAAGGGTTCAAGTGACAAGCGTGGATGGAGTTTCCGGAAGAAATCTGCCCGTCATCGAGTTCTCAGCAACACTATCATTTCAGAAACCACCCCTTCTTCGGTGGATAAGGAGAGTCCAGAATCCACAAATCTAAACTTCCAACAACCAGGTATTCCTCCTGCTCCAGAGAAAATTGCTGTGATACAATGCACTGATGAGAAACCACAGCTGTCTGAGAAACCACAGCTGTCAGAGAAGTCACAGTTATCTACTTCAACAGAACAGGAATTACCAGAGACCATTGTTGTAACcaaggatgaaaatgaagttGATGACCATGTGGATGAGTCTGTTGTTATTGTCATACAGGCTGCTGTCAGGggttttttg GCTCAAAAAGAACTCCTCAAgcttaaatatattgttaagtTGCAAGCGGCTGTACGCGGTCACCTTGTCAGGCAGCATGCCATTGGAACCCTACGTTGTGTTCAGGCCATTGTTAAAATGCAAGCTCTTGTCCGTGCTCGTTGTGCTCGTTTGTGGGAAGAGCAGGTTGGTGGGAAGCATGGCAATCCTATATCCAAGACCTTG CAGAAGGAAAGCTCGGTAATCAAACCAACCACAACATACATTTCCATTGAGAAGCTGCTTAGAAATAGTTTCGCTCATCAG CTGATGGAGTCAACACCAAAGAGGAAGCCTATCCACATCAAGTGTGATTCTTCTAAACCTAACTCTGGTTGGGAATGGTTGGAGAGGTGGATGTCTGTTTCATCAGCAGAACCAACACCCAGACCAGATTTAATAACTGAACAACTAGAAATAGAGAAGAGTGAGAATGTTACCTCTCCAATGCAAACTAGAGCCCCACCTGAAGGATTCTGCGAGTTGGGAGATTCAAAATCTAATATGGAGGAAATTGTTTTGCcatctgaaagtgaagagaacATGATAAAATCTGATGTGTCTGACTTCAAGTTTCAGGTGTGCCATCCAAACTCCCCTTTAGCAGGAGATATTTTGGAGCAGCCTCAACCTGAGATGATCGGTAAATCTGACGCAGAAGAAACCTCAATAACTATAAATTCGCTTCCGAATCAAACTGTTGAATCTGAAGTGAATTATAAAACAGTGACTGATTCTCTTCCTTGTAAGCAAGAATTAGAAGGTGAACAACCTGATCAACCCAAACGATCTATGAAAAGGGAAGCGGCTGAACAATTGGATACTGAAGAAAAGGAGTTTGTGTATGGATCAATGAAGGCAAGCAATCCTGCTTTCATTGCTTCCCAGACAAAATTTGAGGGGCTGGGTTCAACAGCCAGTTTGAATAGATCATCTAGTTCTTCGCATGAAGATAGTGGAATTGAATCAAACACAGACATATCTGGGATAGATACTGAATCAAGGACAAAGGAGCTTGACATGACAGAAAACTCAGTCTCCCACATTTCAAGGGTGCAATATGGTGGCTCTGAATGTGGTACTGAACTTTCTGTTACTTCCACTCTTGATTCACCTGATGCATTTGAAGTTGGAGCTGCAGAACTCGAGCATGAAGCCAAAGTTTCAGAGGAAGAAACTTGTAATCCTAACAGAGCAAAAGACCAGGACATCAAAGACAAGGATTCATCCAAGGATCCAGTTTCTAATTTGTCTCACATGAATCAGCCTGAGAAACTTGAGGTCGTCAAAGGTGAATCAGCAAATACAATTGTTGTTGCTGATTCCACACAGGAGGAGATGAATCCAGAGAGAAGTGTATCCGATGTCCAGAGAGAGCTGAACTCTGAGACTGGTGGTCTAGCATATAGATCATCCCCAGAAGCTTCTCCCAGAAGTCTTTTAACTGTTCCAGACTCCCAAGGAACACCTTCAAGTCAGTTATCTGTGAAAGCTAAAAAGAGCAGAGCTGACAGAAGCAGTTCTAGCCAAAAACATAAGTCTTCATCAGCAAGTAAGAGATCTCCATCGAACCCAAATCATGATTCTGCTGCGAGAAGTAGTGTGGAACAATTGTCCAAAGATCAAAAGAATGGGAAGAGGCACAACTCATTTGGTTCTCCAAAACCTGACAGCACTGATCAAGAGCCAAGagatagcagcagcagcagtccTTCTCTCCCTCGTTTCATGAAAGCCACAGAATCAGCAAGAGCCAAAGTGAATGCAATTAGCTCACCAAGATCCAGCCCAGATGTGCAGGACAGAGATTTCATCAAGAAGAGGCAGTCCTTACCTGGTGCAAATGGAAGGCATGGTTCTCCACGCATCCAGCGGTCAACGTCTCAAGCACAGCACGGTGCAAAGGGAAATGGTAGCCACGTTGTTCATG AGAAAAAGTGGCAGAGGTGA